agaacatatggaaaacaacgaaaacataactacctgaactatacactcacacatgaaaaaaaaaataatacaataaattaaaattgagtgtaactgaaaccacacaatttttttaggcctaagcctgggctgatgacatcattacagtCTACTTTCATATGTgaatttgaaccaaatttaaagtgataatattttttacatataaaatacactGGAATTCATGTGAGTAAATCTGGTGCCATCATAACTGACTTTTCCTGCTATCTTGCACTCAGTGTAACTGGAGTATGATTTTTTTGAtgagacaaccaacaatattttcacagaaaatttttaaaataccaaaaattagacattataTAATGTTAATTAGAGTTCTATTATATCTATGCATAGTattgtaataagttgaaatcatgatttattTTGGGTGCTGATTTTTTGGGTGTGGACTCTAAAATCGCTAAGATTGGATATATTACACCATACTATCTTTACAGCTACACAGATATGTCAATgaacaagtaattcaatactttTCAATGTGTATGGTTTTACAAGTACAATCCATTgatctaacaaaaaaaattatttggttcTTGTAACCCAACCTATTTTTTTTTGACTGTCAGacataaatattctttttttaggtaatttgaaaaaaaaaaaccaacgaaaaattgaaaaaatttgCAGTCAAGCGAGAAAGTGAGATTTGAAGATGTCTTCACCTCATGTGATCCAAACAACATGATGGAATACAGTACCACCTGGTGTCTTCTCTGTACCATACAGAAACTGCGATCACATCTatgatttaaaaattaaaaaaaaaaaaatcttacgtACCCACCCTACTGTGAAATTGGGTGTTACCagaaccacaatttttttttatttggtctcATCTCACAAAACTGTTAAAAAAACTGTTCCATTCGCAGCTTTGAAGGGAAAATTTATAAAATGAGTCTGGAATTGTTGTCAGTTGGTAAATTGTGTGATTTGTTCTAAAATTAGACTCTGGTGAAGTCAACCTTTTTAAACTGCAGATGTTGCTGGTACGCATTCAGTACtgtttttcatttgttgtaAGGAGCAGATTTTCTCCGGGTGACTGCCCATAGAAATTTCTAGTCATAAATGGGTCAAAGTAGCAGTTGCATTCAAGaattatgaatttgaataatttatttggTTGGTCTATAAAACTACGGACTTTACTACGTGTGTTGATCTCATAGTTTCGAGTGGTGACCTGTAGTGCCTACACTAATCATTATTTGTGTACACTTGAAACAAATACCGCCTTAGTTACATGTTGGATTTTGGAACATGTTTCAGTTTAGTTCAAATCAATGCATGTAATTCTTGcattgaaacaaaaataactcaGAAATAAATAGGTTCACATCTGGCCCATGTTCCTTGAATTAAaggaattttttaaaaaaattatcaaattccAAAGCTGTAGCCATTTCcgacaacaaacaaaacagaaaactGCATCTAGCACAATACAATGATGTCTGTTCATGTTTATTTACgtacttttcacatttttttttcttgcagttcaattttatatttttccaGATTTCCAGTCTGATCTTAGCTGTAATTTTCAAAGTGTTTCTTCACCCCCACCATGTCAGTCCCAAAGTCAGACATTTTGTGGCAGCGGCCTTTGGTCTGTATATTGGATGGTTCTCGTATTCATGGTGAGTACAGATTGAGTAAAGTTTCATGTCAAATAGTTTTGACTATTGTCAGCCATCCAtcaaactcagaccactaacgaataTTTTTAGTGTTCTGAGGCAATACCTGGGAGTTTggattaccccccccccccccccccccttcacacacacactagaCTTTTGACTCATTGGTCAAGCATTATGTAGAAGTTTGACCCCTTTTTGAAAGCATGTATAACCACACGTATATTTGGGACCATGTAGTTTCCAAATTGCTAATTTCCAAATAGTtaagaattttcaaaaaaaaattctgagaTTTTTCACTCCTATTTTGTGGCAGAATGTAGATAGATATTCAATCCTTAGATTCTGGCTGAAATGTGGAATTTTGACCTGtcccttgtaagttgtagttgttacatttttttgtagctTTTGTGCTTTTAAATTGAATATGTTATGGTACACCCATCACCCAACCCAGTCCACCCCTcccttcccctcccctcccctgcCCTCCCAATTATCTACCTCCCACCCCAGGCCTCCCAACCCCTCCCCATGCACTCAAGCAGGCTGGACTTCAGACACAGCAGTGTTCTTGGTCATCATAAATTGTTCAACATGGCAACGTGTCTACACTGTATAGAGTATCAATCAACCTTTGGCTAATGTAAATGATAGCCTAACTATGTTGTGAGGTCACTACATGCAATTTCAACTTTGGAACTCATTATCAACTATTAGTTTCTATGCCACTGCACTGATAACCATGTGACTGGTATTAAAGAGACTTGTTTTAAAGGTCAAGGTGATATAATGATTAGAAGAATGGTTACACAATGGAACTAACATGCCTAAACTTGACCATGGACACATACACTCTAAAATGCTAAATCAAGACAAACGTTGACATAATACATGGTTGTCTTACAACACCAAACACTGTTTTCTATTATAAACTTTGAATAACAACGGGATGTTTTAGAAGTCAAGTTTTGTTTCGAACTTTAGTCTTGACTATTTTGTAGGTGTAAAGAGTGATCTCTTTGACTGACTGGTTTTGATTGGCATTTTGTTTAAATCCAAGGTGTCAATGATAGTCTGTGTACTTTTGTGAagtggtttgttttttttggagAAAATTACCCTATACATATACCATACTtccatgcatatatacatactttgATTGTCCGGGTGTTGACTTGGTAATGACATGACTTTGTATTTAGGTAGGTAAAATCACAGAAGGTATTAAAAGGTATTCTTTTCTCATAACGCCTTTAAAAAATGGGTCAGTTGGTCaggtaaaaaaaatttaaaagtcAAAAAAAGTAAGTGTGTATGCGTACATGTTGGTAatactttcaatgtataattaTACGTTTTACATTCTGAATGACTCAGAAATGACAGTTAAAGTGACTGAGAAAGAAACTTTGAACCATTTAAAGTTCCCAAACATTTGTAACTCTCAAATTTCAGCAATGTATGTCAGTTTTTACTCAGATACGTAGTCATTGGTTTGCCAACTCACAGTCAGGGACAGTaggattttttttctaatcctgctACAGAgggcatttatttattttttttttaattgctaGAGTGAAGAAATGTAGGGTCggtcaggtcatgagaaacatagaattgAGTAATCAATAGCATGTCATATTTCTCAGATCTGTGATTCCGATTTGGTTTTATAAATTGATCATGATGGAAGTAGCTGAATCAGAGTCTGAGATCCGCAACATAGACAGGGGAGAGGTagtcatgtaaaatgtacacatgatTATCTAACAAGatattgaaataatgaaatgatgtTAACAGATTAATGTGATTTGAATATCGTACACTCAATCcgattggtttgaaaaaaaatgcactcaatctgattggtttgaaaaaaaatgcaatcaatctgattggtcacaatggggagtgataaaaTAGGGctattattcaaatgaagtcaatatgtagaccacaatgacatcatttacatataggaaatattatgttaatatttacaaacaggCATGTTGATAACTGCCATTGGGGGGCTTTGCAAAGTAAATCAGTAGGCAGCTGCTGATAGCATTACAAGTGGTTTGTGAAGTCAGGAAGTAGAATCACAGATCGCTATGTAAAGACATACATGACCAGGTATATTTGCTATTTAAATTGAGCCTTGGTCTGATTGTCATCCGATTGCTTAGCACAATGAAATCATTATTCTGCaactcatttcattttgttcaacCACACccagaatacattacattacattatcagaACTGAAATTCAGCAATAGTCAAGTACACATAGGTAattatcttgactaccaaattgtaTGTTGGTatagtctgttagaccaatggaaatgaATAGGAAATTGTTGCTGAAACAATTCATATTGCTAAATCTGACTGCCAAATGCAGAAGTTGAATTCTAGCccaaattttttgttttgaggaattacatgtatattggcaAATACACGTATTGTACTGTGTAATGTCTGTGGTTACACAAGAATGTCACCTTACTACGTACGAACAAAAGCACAAGGTTAGTGTACCCGTTAGGCGTACATGTTATTTGTCAAACACCTACAGTTTGGATATGTAAAGACAGGTTACCAGACTATTGTTGTAGTCTTTCTTTGTTAGGTCGACATCGTTTTTAATGTAGTTGTCGTGACATGACCAATTCTCTGCTCTAATGCAAAAAGTGTTCActggttttttgtttttttaaagggcAGCAGTCGTTCAATTCATACATTTTATGCCTACCTAGGGGGTCCCACTGTATATTCAAACCTAGCTAGTAACTAAGGACTCTCATACAACACTTAGTTTCTAAGCAGAAACTTATGTGAAGTACATGGTTTATGAAAGACTTGTTTCACCCGTGAACTCTGGAATCATGCAAATATACTGAATACAATAGGGATTAgaattttgatatgtttgtcGAGGCTATTCATTGCTGCCTTGAATGGCCGCCAGATTTGCCGTATCAGAGAGTTAATATCGCCCATTTACTACTTTTTTGTCTGGGTTTCCTCTGGTTTTTGAAAATTCTTCGTAAATTTACTAATTGGGTCCAAAAAAGTTGGAGTAAATTTCAGAACTCATTAGTAAACTTAAggttcatggaaaatgtcaaatttagatgacattgtatgtatgtatgtaacaattaATGGACTGTTCCAGCCAATTTGCTTCAAAGTGCATGTATCGATATTTGAAAAGAGTCCATTCCCGAAATATTGATTTGAGCCTCTGGACCTTTCAAAGTACTAACTGTATGTGTCGAAAGATGCACTGAAAGCAACTGTTTTCCATTACATGTGTTGTTTGTCATTCAGTACTTTGGGAGGCATTACCAATTTCTTCTAGGTTTTCTGATCAGGATTTTATTTGAGATTTCTTAAGAAAAAAACCATACAAATGgattatataaattaaaatattgatgTGAGTAAATTGTTAAAAGTATCACATGATtcaattgaacaaaaaatatgaaaatctcTCCCAGCAAAAAGAAGCGATTGAATTTACTTTCTTTGAATGCGGTGTATCTTCAGCTTTATTTGGAAATATTTCGGCTTATTTCATGTTGACTTCAGATGACTTCTATGATTATTTTGCCTTCGGCGTATTTCTGTGTTGTACAATAACTTGTAAGCAACCGACCGATATGTGTAGGTGTTCCGCATGATTCAATCCTGGCCAGGTTTTCACcgttagtgttatcttatttaTAGTGCCAGTGGGATTATACTTTTGTATGGGACCAGCATTTTCTATATTTCTACCAGATAACTGTATTTCGCACCCAAATTGTACAGTTCTTttaaggggaatgccactccatgaaataaaagtattttaattaaGGCGCCGTCAATGAAGTTATTTGTTTGCTTCTCTGCGTACAGACGTTGAGGTTTGTTGGAAGATATAGAAAAAGCAAATACATTTCGTTTTACTTAAAATTTCTGCACAAGACCGttcaaatatcttcagaatgaCTTCACTTATTTGATAACTGTATTTCTCACCCAAATTGTACAGTTCTTttaaggggaatgccactccacgaaataaaagtatttttattaAGCCTCCGTCAATGAAATTATTTGTTTGCTTCTCTGCGTACGGATGCTGAGGTTTGTTGGAAGATTTAGAAAAAGCAAATACATTTCGTTTTACTTAAAATTTCTGCACAAGACCGTTCGAATATCTTCAGAATGACTTCACTTATTTCTAAATAGTTGATTAAGACAATCAAACTTTGGACTCTTATATTTCACCAGTGTAGTAGATTTACAATGTAGGTACaaacataaaatgaatgaacagagaggtgaattttacatgacatgctaATATTGTGTTGTTTGTCTTTCTTGCCCGTCTGCCTTGTTGTTTTGGTGAAATTAATTGATGGAGCCTAACTGTGGATTCGGGAGAATCATTTCCTAATTTTACATCAATAATTTTTacttggttgccaagaaacaccaaactaaaactctttttcacctcaGTCGTTCTTTCAGTGATGCACtgatgggtcttagcagacctgaatatttataaatgtatcaGATgtcgataaataaataaataaataaataagtgaattaGATGCACTCTGAATATTGATGACTCATAAGAGCTTACTTCCtccagataaatagtcatgaatattcagtgtacatctaataaatattcatgtctgctaaagGTGCATGAGGTAACAGTATACCACTGAATTAATAATATAGACTGAGGTGAAAACGAgcttcaatttggtgttttctTGATAATCCAGCGAAGTATAGTTGAGGTGAAATTATCAAATGACGCTCgaaaaacacaaattttatgaaaatacctgtaTTTCCTGGAATGGCATTAACAAAGAATTAATTAACTACCATTATTAATCGAAACATGCCTGATCACTAACTAACAAGCAAGGCTCTTTTAAAAACATACACAGGGTTCTTTCACACACTTTGTGTTCATGATTTCATGCATGCCCATATGATCAGTGACCATTTCCCAATTTTAgccttcatttttttcaaatctagACTTCTATTATTTGATGCCTACATGCAAATTGGCCAAATCTTTGATAACCGGAATATGCCacatgtttttgatatttttcaggTCCTTTTTACATCTGCTTACACAGTCCACAATACCGTATATCATGATGCGAACTATGAGTCCCAGAGTCATGCATAAATTTGTCTTCACGTTTGCCGTGGTTTACATGTCAGGAGTTCATATCAGTCAGCAGATGAAAAGTGTCAACATTTACCTAATggatcacattgggtaagtgaATCATTGATTTAACATTTGTGTAAGTAACACATTGGGTAAGTGAATCATTGATTTAACATTTGTGTAAGTAACACATTGGGTAAGTGAATCATTGATTTAACATTTAGTGTAGGTAACACATTGGTGAAGTGAATCAATGACCTAACATTTAGTGTAGGTAACACATTGAGTAAGTGAATCATTGACCTAACATTTAGTGTAGGTAACACATTGAGTAAGTGAATCATTGACCTAACATTTAGTGTAGGTAACACATTGGGTAAGTGAATCAATGACCTAACATTTAGTGTAAGTAACACATTGGGTAAGTGAATCAATGACCTAACATTTAGTGTAGGTAACACATTGGGTAAGTGAATCAATGATTTAACATTtagtgtacattgtaggtaaCACATTGGGTAAGTGAATCATTGACCTAACATTTAGTGTAGGTAACACATTGGGTAAGTGAATCAATGACCTAACATTtagtgtacattgtaggtaaCACATTGGGTAAGTGAATCAATGACCTAACATTTAGTGTAGGTAACACATTGGGTAAGTGAATCAATGACCTAACAGCATCTGTTGTGCTATGCTAATGGAGGGATGTCGGAGCCATCATTTGTTTTTCTTGACCACCAAGGACCAGATTCAATAATTGAATGAGTGTCTTGCATTGAGTGAATAACACACGTCTTACTTCAGTCATGTCTATAAGAATATCCTGTGGAAAgttgacaaaatatttacatttagtgaaattttatttcttattttttgcAGCCCCATGATGGTTATGACAGAGAAAGTGACTAGTCTGGCCTTCAGTCTAAGAGATGGTAAGTTAATATTTATCATTCAGTGTATTTGTCCAGTCAGACTTCGTAATTaccactgtaaacttacatatgattttggGTATTGAAGTAGCATGATGTCACATAAGCTCAATGAATgaactttgtttatttacatgggggggggggttcatccTAAACGAACAAAGTATAAAGTCATGTGCAACATTGTGCGACCATCCCTAAATTGCACAACTTttaaatcttgtaaagaagatATACTGCAGTCAACATTCAgccatttgtttttatttcctgcAAGGGATTATGGGAATatataatgacatcacatttgtTACAGTTGTGTTGACTTGACACGTTTCGTAGTTGTCAAGAGAGCTATACATACAACACATGTTATGCTATGCTAGAACCGGGTAGTCTGTATTGTTATATAGGTCTTAGATGTGTTATACAGAATGAACCTTCCCACCATCTAATAGATTATCAGTCAGGGACCTGACTACAAGCAAGCACAAATAAGGAGAGAGAAACATCTACCCTTGAGTCATAAGAGTCTTTGTATTTCCAAAATATGTACCGTTACTATTTTGTTGacatcaaatattgatttttttcgCTAGGTTTAACAAGAGATGAGAGTGAGTTATCACCACTACAGAAAAAGATGGCGACGAAGTAAGtctttcatatttattttgtttttatactgtAAGTACAATTGtatattattcaccaatatttgcTTTGTTCAACTGAGGAAAATATAAGTATGAGTGAACTAagaggccttgtcactatgagtcactaggcAAATAGCAataaacccttaggtcacgagtattttcctgctgagtaaagaaatatattggtgaataaaataattctaccttctcaagcataatttaatgaaaaatcaggaaaaataatggcgatttgtaatgttttgactcatatttcgagcaccgcaAAACCAGTGATGGGCACACAAGCTGTCGTGACGTACAATGACCAGGGTttaaaatccatattttctgttcaaagacaatagcTTGGCTTGATTGTCATTAAATATAATCTAGTTCATATACGATATGAGTTACGAtaactacgatcatctccactcacatacaGTCAGTGTCCATAAAACTGTTAATCTGGCTAAATTGCCTGCTGGGCCAAGGGTAAACattgcatgtcagtagtaacccatcacaaactgacagacagttgtaattggttactttctTCAGATAATTGCTAATTGCAATAATATTTACTAAGGAACTCTACATATATCGTGGGGACGCGGttacatcatcatgtttatttgAACGCTGtcaggggtagcacagatttctgtgctagagtaaAGACTTTGACTCTgcatgagtggagatgatcgtagtaattcTAACTCATattgtgtaggaactagactacattaaacATGATGTACACATTAGTAGGTGGGTTTTACGTATTAATGTGACCATTTGGATGAcaaatggatatttattttggattttttaatttgataaaataacctTACTATATTTTTCTACATGGGAAAAGCAATGCGAAACAGTATAcacaaagtccttgtttgtgaTTTAATAAGTTGCAAAACACTTAGCAACTTAGTTTGTTATGGtacatacaacaaaatacattttacacatttgtcaATGTTTCGCAATTTATTGAGGACTTGGCGCATTTTCTTTCACAAtgtatttccaagtagaaaaacaaaGTAGAGGGGAACGCCAcgccaggaaatagagacattttcataaactatgggttctagagagtcatttcatgattttacatcacctacaattacttataATTACAGGTATCTTTGCTAAGGGCTATTGCATTATGGGAGATGGCAGATActttattcaatggttgaacactagATATCTACGAAagttgtttcacactgaagtCTATAGCATTTTGTCCTCATGAATAATATATTTCTACtctctcccatgatgcaatagcccatagcatagataccctataaatgcacaacatcaacttgatgtttctctgacatcgcaaataattgtaggtgatgataagaaaatgtctctatttcctggagtggtgttccgctttaaaaatccaaagtaaCTAGCTGTATAGAAGAATTGGATTAAAACCACACCAGAGATAAATCGGATTAATTATTGCAATTTGAGGAAAAGGATGGATGCTTGCTGTTTTTTTACTCGACAGTAAAACTGTTTTTGTGATTTCATTCACAGGAGAATGCCaacaattttagaatattatagctacatattttatttccaaGCCCTTGTGGTGGGTCCAGTCTGTTTTTACAACAACTACATAGATTTTATTGAAGGCAGGCATATTGTTCCTTATGTTTTAAAAACTAAGGACGGGAAAGAAATTGTAGTGCACAAAGAGCCTCCAGTGTGGGTGAGTAAAAAACCTGATAGCCAGtagtgttttttaaaaatatgtatttatttcagcCTGAACAAAATGTGACAAATTGTTCTTGAAATATGGTTATCACGTAAGACTTTCTGAGGTCAAGGcgtgaaatgaaaaaaatcagcACTTCAGCAATGTATGCCAGTAAATCCTACCAGTAACATGTAATGTGTAGCTGTTCTATTACTTGTACTAGGTAACTGGGAAAAAAATTGACGGATGCGGTTCATACTACCCACAAAAGAAAACTTCCAATGTACCACACCCTTTATTGCTTTCATTCACAGACTAATCAGTTCTATATTTGGACTGTCGAAGGGAAGTAAGGTAAACCAACACAGGTCAATATCACTTATactgttttctttttctgtctttttttttctctctctctcccttttTCTCTCTCCTACACTGGAATTGTGATTTCTTCTACCAGAAAGTTGTTTTTGGAAAACTCCTGTTTAGCATAGCTATGGCTGCCATTCTACTGAAACTGGTACCCAGATATCCGCTTATGGGTAATGTCAGTAAGTATGAACATTCTttgttttaaagttttattgTAAGCACATTCCAGGCTTTGAATTTAGCTGTCACCTTGAGTCTGATGGCCACTGAATTTTTGACTGTTATATCTCATGTCTCACCCTTCAAAGTCTAAGCTTTCACAGCTAAATATGTTAGTACGCCCTCAAACAATTACAAGCTGCCATTGCCCAGCaacaaattgaccaatcatagaGTTCCTTTTATACTATCCATGTCAGCTGTTTTATCCTAACATGGCTGCCTCCAACATTGAAATTAAAGAAGGTTGAAAAGTAATTTGAAATACACGACCTTAGGAGTAAAAATTAGACAATTCAGACAGTTTTGGATCATCACAGAATCAACAACAAGGTATTGGcatttgtattttacagtctgtaagtcactatggtcaggtgacaactaACATTACAGTCAGTCATATAATGGATTTACATAAAGTCAAAATATAAGGTACCTAGTTATTCATCGTGTGAATATTGCATTGTTGTACAATCAACTTTCAGATAACACGGAAGTCTTCAATTCATCTTTATTGTATAAATTTTGGTATGTATGGGTGTCTGTCGAAGTTGCCAAATCCAAGTACTTCTTTGCATGGATCTATGGTGagtttgtattgcattgtagtcacgacaatagacagacagaaatagacagacagacagacagacagacagacatgaattTATGGTTAGttggtgacacagacagacttgacacacacacacacacacacacacacacacacacacacacacacacacacacacacacacacacacacacacagagtttgGTAGGTAAAACATACCCAAGATCCTCCTTCCTCCCATCCTACATATTTTAGCAAGATGTTCTGATGTACTTAGGTCCAAACTTGTGGTAGTACCATCGAATCTAGAAATGGATACCTTTACCGATGTATCCCTTCTGTATTGGGGTTCCCAAATTTCCCCTACTGTTGCAATTCACACAAATATTTGCAAAAAATCACTCAAAAAACTTACATGTAGACAAACtcaaaatgtacacaaactCAAAACGCAATGACAGTCTCACATTTGCCCCCATACCCACCCCACACATGCATAATCACACGCAATCACTAAGACAGGACTTATGCAGTGTTACACTCTCTGATTTTACCTGTAaaacggtatgtatgtatgtctgcacCAATATAGGATACCACGGTTATTGCTGTGTTCCTTTTTATTTCCATTCAGCTGATGCTGTCAACAATGCATCGGGTCTTGGATTCAATGGTTATGATGAAAAAGGCACTGCGAAATGGGATCTGGTAACAAATATTGATGTCAAAGGCTTTGAGGTACGTTTATGGGTTTTCCCATCTCTTTGTTATTGTCTTTGTCTCCTCAGTTCATTTTTCCCTCTCTGTTTTTGAGTTTCCACTGTTGGCAACAGTTGCAAAAGATGAATTGATATGATGAAgataattcataaatttatgTATTACTTCTGTGTTCAAAGTGCTGTGAATTCATTCAAAGTGCTGTGAATCTCATGCAgtatttaatgattttcatcactgatatttttcttcagaCGGCAACTAGCTTAAAAGTTCTCATTGACTGTTGGAACAAGCAGACCAATGTTTGGCTACGATATGTGTGCTACGATCGTGTTCCCTTCCAAAAGACGTTATTAACATTCATTTTGtcgtcaatgtggcatggtttTTTTCCTGGCTATTTCTGGACATTCATACAAGGTGCCTTCATAACTGCAGCTGGCAAACGGGTAAGTGAACTGTGTAACAAAATAGTAAGATTTTATGTAAACCTTCATGCATTGTCCTTGAGAAATTGTTTGATGGAACCCACTATTCTACATAGGCATTGAGATAACTCTgtaaatcatagggtggaacccagtACGTTTTAGTCCCAgtgagaaccctgattattaagTGAAATCAAAGGGTTGAACTCAGTACTCCATAGGCCCAgtgagaaccctgattattaggtgaaatcatagggtggaacccactactctataaaggtctGGGGAGTACCCTGATTATtataggtgaaatcatagggtggaacccactactctataaaggtctgggagtaccctgattattaggtgaaatcataggatggaacccactactctataaggTCTGagtagaaccctgattattaggtgaaatcataggg
This Glandiceps talaboti chromosome 13, keGlaTala1.1, whole genome shotgun sequence DNA region includes the following protein-coding sequences:
- the LOC144444671 gene encoding membrane-bound glycerophospholipid O-acyltransferase 2-like, whose protein sequence is MAPGLWSLMQHASERTGLSIDRFNFIFFQISSLILAVIFKVFLHPHHVSPKVRHFVAAAFGLYIGWFSYSWSFLHLLTQSTIPYIMMRTMSPRVMHKFVFTFAVVYMSGVHISQQMKSVNIYLMDHIGPMMVMTEKVTSLAFSLRDGLTRDESELSPLQKKMATKRMPTILEYYSYIFYFQALVVGPVCFYNNYIDFIEGRHIVPYVLKTKDGKEIVVHKEPPVWKVVFGKLLFSIAMAAILLKLVPRYPLMGNVNNTEVFNSSLLYKFWYVWVSVEVAKSKYFFAWIYADAVNNASGLGFNGYDEKGTAKWDLVTNIDVKGFETATSLKVLIDCWNKQTNVWLRYVCYDRVPFQKTLLTFILSSMWHGFFPGYFWTFIQGAFITAAGKRIRQNIRPYFQGSKGTRTFYDIVTWFGTHIALAYLILPFTLLKNDVIINYYSSMYFSIHIIALSALLCLPMKKPPTKKITADQGIIEDVKATGNGHLVVKANGNGTLDAKKRQ